From a region of the Desulfatirhabdium butyrativorans DSM 18734 genome:
- a CDS encoding TRAP transporter substrate-binding protein encodes MENEAKTVAGRRSFLKQAGVGLAAGAGIMAGIGTAAPFVHAEPTIRWRLASSFPKSLDALYTPAEEFARIVGEMSGGKFSITVHQAGELLPAFGVVDGVQNGTVECCHTAPYYFFGKDETFAIGTAIPFGLNSRQMTAWMFEGNGLKLMREFYQNYNIINFVMGNTNAQMGGWYRNEVKSLKDLKGLKMRTAGIAGTVMQRLGVITQSMPAGEIYTSLEKGTIDAVEFVGPYDDLKLGFYKVAPHYYYPGWWEGGAETDLYVNTKAYEALPADYKAMIEAATALAHVKMQSIYDARNPAALKQLVAGGAKLHRFSKDIMDAAFKESMALYKELSAKNPRWKKVYEDYSKFLADENMWFSFAESAFDTFMHAQKL; translated from the coding sequence ATGGAAAACGAAGCGAAGACAGTTGCCGGAAGACGTTCTTTTCTGAAGCAGGCGGGGGTCGGGCTTGCCGCCGGGGCAGGCATCATGGCAGGGATCGGGACTGCGGCGCCGTTCGTTCATGCGGAGCCGACGATCCGATGGCGCCTCGCATCGAGCTTCCCGAAATCACTCGATGCCCTCTACACCCCGGCAGAGGAGTTTGCCCGGATTGTCGGCGAGATGTCCGGCGGCAAATTTTCGATCACCGTCCATCAGGCAGGGGAACTGCTTCCGGCCTTTGGCGTGGTTGATGGGGTGCAGAACGGCACCGTGGAATGCTGCCACACAGCGCCCTATTATTTTTTCGGGAAGGATGAAACCTTTGCCATCGGTACGGCCATCCCGTTCGGCCTGAACTCCCGGCAGATGACCGCCTGGATGTTTGAGGGCAACGGGCTGAAATTGATGCGCGAATTCTATCAGAACTACAACATCATCAATTTCGTGATGGGCAACACCAATGCGCAGATGGGCGGGTGGTACCGCAACGAAGTCAAATCGCTCAAGGACTTGAAGGGCCTGAAAATGCGGACGGCCGGGATTGCGGGCACCGTCATGCAGCGGCTGGGCGTGATCACCCAGAGCATGCCGGCGGGCGAGATTTATACCTCCCTCGAGAAAGGCACCATCGATGCCGTCGAGTTTGTCGGGCCTTACGACGATCTGAAGCTTGGCTTCTACAAGGTGGCCCCCCATTATTACTATCCAGGATGGTGGGAAGGCGGCGCGGAAACGGACCTGTACGTGAACACCAAGGCATACGAGGCGCTTCCGGCCGATTACAAGGCGATGATCGAGGCGGCAACGGCCCTTGCACACGTGAAGATGCAGTCCATTTACGATGCGAGAAACCCCGCTGCCCTGAAACAACTGGTGGCGGGAGGCGCCAAGCTGCACCGGTTCTCGAAGGACATCATGGATGCGGCCTTCAAGGAATCGATGGCGCTTTACAAAGAGCTTTCCGCAAAGAATCCGAGGTGGAAGAAGGTTTACGAGGATTACAGCAAGTTCCTGGCGGACGAGAACATGTGGTTCAGCTTCGCGGAATCCGCATTCGACACCTTCATGCATGCACAGAAGCTCTGA
- a CDS encoding TRAP transporter large permease, translating into MEFIAHNFVPLLFAGLLFFLLTGFPVAFSLAATGLTFGFIGIQAGLFHESLFQALPLRIFGIVQNETMLAIPFFTFMGLILERSGMAEDLLETIGQVFGPLRGGIALATIFVGALLAATTGVMAAAVISMGLISLPIMLRYGYNRSIVAGVITASGTLAQIIPPSLVLIVLADQLGVSVGDMYAGAMVPGLMLVSLFALFIILLAIVRPNWVPALPKEARIYREENGSGGYGSLLVILAIAVVSAFAWAHWHGRIVNPMIGRTGEAPSDEVITLSVTVASGVAFVIAIANKLLRLNLLSKLSERVVFVLLPPLVLIFLVLGTIFIGVATPTEGGALGASGAMIMAFSRRRLNYSLFRQALENTTILSCFVMFILIGATVFSFTFNAADGHLWVEHLFINLPGGRMSFLIMVNLLVFILGCFIDFFEIAFIVIPLLVGVAAKMNINLVWFGVMIGMNLQTSFLSPPFGFALFYLRSVAPRTDFVDRVTGKTLAGITTPQIYKGAVLFIVLQLIMVTTVLSFPELVTGRIDKQQTINLDSIHLTPEPENDRENNGTVLDAPPSGQEEESGKTGDSGNSEEEEDPMKAVMRSLEKDAEKK; encoded by the coding sequence ATGGAATTCATTGCGCACAACTTCGTTCCGCTGCTGTTCGCAGGGCTCCTGTTCTTTTTGCTGACCGGTTTTCCCGTCGCCTTCAGCCTGGCTGCAACCGGCCTCACCTTCGGATTCATCGGCATCCAGGCAGGGCTGTTTCATGAATCCCTGTTCCAGGCGCTGCCGCTGAGAATCTTCGGAATCGTCCAGAATGAGACCATGCTCGCCATCCCCTTCTTCACCTTCATGGGGCTCATCCTGGAGAGAAGCGGCATGGCGGAAGATCTGCTGGAAACCATCGGCCAGGTATTCGGCCCCCTCCGGGGCGGCATCGCCCTGGCAACGATCTTTGTCGGCGCCCTGCTTGCCGCAACAACGGGTGTCATGGCGGCCGCCGTCATTTCGATGGGCCTGATCTCGCTGCCGATCATGCTCCGATACGGTTACAACCGCAGCATCGTCGCAGGCGTCATCACAGCATCCGGGACATTGGCGCAGATCATTCCACCCTCCCTGGTGCTGATCGTCCTGGCCGATCAACTCGGGGTTTCCGTCGGGGATATGTATGCAGGCGCTATGGTGCCGGGCCTCATGCTCGTCAGCCTGTTCGCACTCTTCATCATCTTGCTTGCCATCGTCCGGCCGAACTGGGTGCCGGCCCTCCCGAAAGAAGCGCGCATTTACCGGGAAGAAAACGGCAGCGGTGGATACGGCTCCCTGCTGGTCATTCTCGCCATTGCCGTCGTTTCCGCCTTTGCCTGGGCCCATTGGCACGGGCGCATCGTCAACCCGATGATCGGCCGAACGGGGGAAGCCCCATCCGATGAGGTCATCACCCTCTCCGTGACGGTGGCATCGGGGGTTGCATTCGTGATCGCCATCGCCAACAAGCTGCTTCGGTTGAACCTGCTGTCCAAACTGTCGGAACGCGTCGTTTTCGTGCTGCTTCCGCCGCTGGTGCTGATCTTTCTGGTTCTGGGCACCATTTTCATCGGTGTTGCCACACCCACCGAGGGCGGGGCGCTCGGTGCTTCCGGTGCCATGATCATGGCCTTTTCCCGGCGCAGGCTGAATTATTCCCTGTTCAGGCAGGCGCTGGAAAACACGACGATCCTTTCCTGCTTCGTCATGTTCATCCTGATCGGGGCAACCGTATTCAGCTTCACCTTCAATGCGGCAGACGGTCATCTCTGGGTGGAGCACCTGTTCATCAACCTGCCGGGCGGGCGGATGAGTTTTCTCATCATGGTGAATCTGCTCGTTTTCATCCTCGGATGTTTCATCGACTTCTTCGAAATCGCCTTCATCGTCATCCCGCTGCTGGTGGGCGTGGCTGCCAAAATGAACATCAACCTCGTATGGTTCGGCGTCATGATCGGCATGAACCTGCAGACATCCTTCCTTTCTCCCCCGTTTGGCTTCGCGCTCTTCTATCTGCGAAGCGTCGCCCCGAGAACCGACTTTGTCGACCGCGTAACGGGAAAAACCCTTGCAGGCATCACAACGCCCCAGATTTACAAGGGCGCCGTTCTGTTTATCGTCCTGCAACTGATCATGGTGACCACGGTCCTTTCATTTCCGGAGCTGGTGACCGGCAGGATCGACAAGCAGCAGACCATCAATCTCGACAGCATTCACCTCACGCCCGAGCCGGAGAATGATCGTGAGAACAATGGAACCGTGTTGGATGCGCCACCCTCCGGCCAGGAGGAGGAGTCCGGGAAAACAGGCGACTCAGGAAATTCAGAGGAGGAAGAAGACCCGATGAAGGCGGTGATGCGGTCGCTGGAGAAAGATGCGGAGAAAAAATAG
- a CDS encoding TRAP transporter small permease subunit gives MTFLLKISGLIDGLSRRIGQFIIWLILASVLLSTGNALARKLFRIGSNAFTEMQWYLYGAVFLLGAGYAFLKNAHVRIDFVSSRLSPRTRTWIDIFGILFFLAPLCFLLIDLSWSLFVNAFQSGEMSQSAGGLIRWPVYLLLPTGISLLLLQSFSELIKRIAFLKHMGPDPLAPKTDDKEPARSENETSRPEEC, from the coding sequence ATGACATTCCTTCTCAAAATATCCGGACTCATCGATGGATTGAGCAGGCGGATTGGCCAGTTCATCATCTGGCTCATTCTTGCATCGGTGCTCCTGAGCACCGGCAATGCCCTGGCACGAAAGCTGTTCCGCATCGGCTCCAATGCCTTTACCGAAATGCAGTGGTACCTGTACGGAGCGGTATTTCTTCTGGGCGCCGGATACGCCTTCCTGAAAAATGCCCATGTCCGGATCGATTTCGTTTCAAGCCGTCTTTCCCCCCGCACCCGCACCTGGATCGATATCTTCGGCATCCTCTTTTTCCTGGCGCCGCTGTGCTTCCTGCTGATCGACCTCTCCTGGTCGCTTTTCGTCAATGCATTTCAAAGCGGCGAAATGTCGCAAAGCGCCGGTGGGCTGATCCGCTGGCCGGTCTATCTGCTGCTGCCGACCGGCATCTCCCTGCTGCTGCTTCAGAGTTTTTCGGAACTGATCAAACGCATTGCCTTCCTGAAACACATGGGCCCCGATCCGCTCGCCCCAAAAACCGACGACAAGGAACCCGCCAGGTCAGAAAACGAGACCAGTCGACCGGAGGAATGCTGA
- a CDS encoding cytochrome b/b6 domain-containing protein has translation MSLIRFAWKYICDRQPLLVRCLHLVILCLVLSQIVVSNFMGFGPHGQVSQRPLIHLGTWTHIVTGISLLPIALGFILIELNRHGFTYFFPYLYGEFSQIKADLRLLMRLDLPDPAPYGLAVVVQGLGMGALSIVLLSGLTWFLSWRYAAPWTHGVRELHQSLTGLIEAYIIGHGAMGIVHIFFQWKQSKAT, from the coding sequence ATGTCTCTGATCCGTTTCGCATGGAAATACATTTGTGATCGCCAGCCGCTGCTGGTCCGCTGCCTGCATCTGGTCATTTTGTGCCTGGTTCTCAGCCAGATCGTGGTCAGCAACTTCATGGGCTTTGGACCGCATGGCCAGGTCAGTCAAAGACCCCTCATCCATCTGGGAACCTGGACGCATATCGTTACCGGAATCTCTCTGCTTCCGATTGCGCTCGGCTTCATCCTGATCGAGCTCAACCGCCACGGGTTCACATATTTTTTCCCCTATCTCTACGGGGAATTTTCCCAAATCAAGGCCGATCTCCGGCTGTTGATGCGGCTCGATCTGCCGGATCCCGCCCCTTACGGCCTCGCGGTAGTCGTCCAGGGCCTTGGCATGGGCGCCCTGAGCATTGTTCTCCTTTCCGGATTGACATGGTTTCTCTCCTGGCGATACGCCGCTCCATGGACGCATGGCGTCCGGGAACTTCACCAATCGTTGACCGGATTGATCGAAGCCTATATCATCGGGCATGGCGCGATGGGGATCGTGCATATCTTTTTTCAATGGAAACAATCGAAGGCAACGTGA
- a CDS encoding B12-binding domain-containing radical SAM protein, translating into MNILLISANTEQINMPVLPLGMACIAAAAESRGHGVRLVNLMAPEDLQRLLPEAFAQFSPDLIGITVRNIDDQRMRPSKFLLPAVKTVIDVCRSQSSAPILLGGAGFSIFAEQTLDFLEADFGIQGEGEAAFLGLLDRLGAGQPVQDIAGLWVRGEGLLAPPDRNLSLNAYPLPQPESHLALPARDRRDTILVPFQTRRGCPMRCSYCSTPAIEGTRLRMRHLDRVVENLKRFVDAGCRKFFFVDNTFNLPPGYAKSLCTRIAGEGLGISWQAIVYPTRVDEEMVRLMAAAGCEGVSLGFESGAEPVLAAMNKKYGIPDICRVADLFGKYGIARLGFLLLGGPGETRETARESFRLAKSLDLESVKLSTGIRIYPNTALAAAAMKKGIIGPQTNLLYPSFYMEPGLEQWLLEKARELAASDSRYII; encoded by the coding sequence ATGAATATCCTGCTGATTTCAGCCAATACCGAACAGATCAACATGCCCGTGCTGCCCCTCGGCATGGCCTGCATCGCGGCGGCAGCCGAATCGCGGGGCCACGGAGTCCGGCTGGTAAACCTCATGGCCCCGGAAGACCTCCAGCGGCTCCTGCCGGAGGCGTTCGCACAATTTTCTCCCGATCTGATCGGCATCACGGTGCGCAACATCGATGACCAGCGCATGCGCCCGTCGAAATTTCTGTTGCCTGCCGTCAAGACCGTCATCGATGTCTGCCGCAGCCAAAGCAGCGCCCCGATTCTGCTGGGCGGCGCCGGCTTCAGCATTTTTGCGGAGCAGACGCTGGATTTTCTGGAAGCCGACTTCGGGATTCAGGGCGAAGGAGAGGCCGCCTTCCTCGGGCTGCTGGATCGATTGGGCGCCGGGCAGCCGGTGCAGGACATTGCGGGGTTGTGGGTGCGGGGTGAAGGGCTTTTGGCCCCTCCGGATCGAAACCTTTCCCTGAATGCCTACCCCCTGCCGCAACCGGAATCGCATCTGGCGCTGCCTGCCAGAGATCGCCGCGATACGATTCTGGTTCCGTTTCAGACACGGCGGGGCTGCCCGATGCGCTGCAGCTATTGCTCGACCCCTGCCATCGAAGGAACCCGCCTGCGCATGCGCCACCTCGACCGGGTGGTCGAAAACCTCAAGCGTTTCGTGGATGCCGGATGCCGGAAATTCTTCTTTGTCGACAACACGTTCAACCTGCCGCCCGGATACGCCAAATCGCTCTGCACACGGATCGCCGGAGAGGGCCTCGGTATTTCCTGGCAGGCCATCGTGTACCCCACCCGGGTGGACGAAGAGATGGTCCGTCTCATGGCGGCTGCCGGATGCGAGGGTGTGAGCCTCGGATTTGAAAGCGGGGCCGAACCGGTTCTGGCGGCCATGAACAAGAAATACGGAATACCGGATATCTGCCGGGTCGCCGATCTCTTCGGAAAATACGGTATTGCGAGGCTGGGCTTTCTGTTGCTCGGCGGCCCCGGCGAGACCCGGGAAACGGCAAGGGAAAGCTTTCGTCTGGCCAAGTCCCTCGATCTCGAGTCGGTCAAGCTCTCCACCGGCATTCGCATCTACCCGAACACGGCCCTGGCCGCCGCAGCCATGAAAAAAGGCATCATCGGCCCGCAAACCAATCTGCTCTATCCCAGTTTTTATATGGAACCCGGCCTGGAGCAATGGCTGCTGGAGAAAGCCCGGGAGCTTGCGGCGTCGGACAGCCGCTACATCATCTGA
- a CDS encoding shikimate kinase has translation MSEQKRDLILIGMPGAGKSTIGVLLAKRLRMAFLDTDILIQSGEGAYLQEIISRQGIEGFRQIEERYLLGLSTGCGVVATGGSAVYSPKAMAHLKSLGPALYLQIGLEQLKTRLDDLSERGVLILPGQTIDMLYDERRPLYERYADIRIETTDKTPEQVVASIAAILEA, from the coding sequence GTGTCGGAACAGAAACGCGATTTGATCCTCATCGGAATGCCCGGAGCGGGCAAGAGCACCATCGGCGTGTTGCTGGCCAAAAGGCTGCGGATGGCCTTTCTGGATACGGACATCCTGATCCAGAGCGGCGAAGGGGCCTACCTGCAGGAAATCATTTCGAGGCAGGGCATCGAGGGGTTCCGGCAAATCGAGGAAAGGTATTTGCTCGGCCTTTCAACGGGCTGCGGTGTGGTGGCGACCGGCGGCAGCGCCGTGTACAGCCCCAAAGCCATGGCACACCTGAAATCGCTGGGGCCTGCACTCTATCTGCAAATCGGCTTGGAGCAACTCAAGACCCGTCTGGACGATCTTTCCGAGCGGGGAGTGTTGATCCTGCCAGGGCAGACCATCGACATGCTCTATGATGAAAGGCGGCCGCTCTACGAGCGATACGCCGATATCCGGATCGAAACCACGGACAAAACGCCCGAGCAGGTGGTGGCATCGATTGCAGCCATCCTGGAGGCGTAA
- the pyrF gene encoding orotidine-5'-phosphate decarboxylase, whose product MEKTIPLDERIIFALDVDSAVEAEAWVKKLKSHVRFFKVGLQLFIADWWRGIDAVLQNGCKVMVDLKLFDIPETVSLAVDKLKNKGVTFITVHGNDPIVRAAVAAKSGAKVLAVTVLTSFDESDMREMGLKGTIEDLVLMRAKRALALGCDGVVSSGLEAARLRQHLGEKFLVVTPGIRPGKNIDELKNDDQKRIVSAYRAIAEGADHVVVGRPISKASDPIAVVASMQDEIEKALAAKTS is encoded by the coding sequence ATGGAGAAAACCATTCCGTTAGACGAGCGAATCATCTTCGCCCTCGATGTCGATTCGGCGGTAGAGGCCGAGGCGTGGGTGAAGAAACTCAAAAGTCATGTCCGGTTCTTCAAGGTCGGGCTGCAGTTGTTCATCGCAGACTGGTGGCGCGGGATCGATGCCGTACTGCAAAACGGCTGCAAGGTGATGGTGGATCTGAAGCTTTTCGATATACCGGAAACCGTTTCTCTGGCTGTGGACAAGCTGAAAAACAAGGGCGTGACGTTCATTACCGTACATGGCAACGATCCCATCGTTCGCGCCGCAGTCGCCGCCAAAAGCGGCGCCAAGGTTCTCGCGGTGACCGTGCTGACGAGCTTCGACGAAAGCGACATGCGGGAAATGGGGCTCAAGGGCACCATCGAGGACCTGGTTCTGATGCGCGCCAAACGGGCGCTGGCGTTGGGGTGCGACGGGGTGGTCTCCTCGGGATTGGAGGCGGCAAGGCTCAGGCAACATCTGGGCGAAAAATTTCTGGTCGTCACTCCCGGCATCCGTCCGGGGAAAAATATCGATGAATTGAAAAACGACGATCAGAAGCGGATCGTCTCGGCGTATCGGGCCATTGCCGAAGGTGCGGATCATGTAGTGGTCGGCCGGCCCATCAGCAAGGCCAGCGACCCGATTGCCGTGGTTGCGTCCATGCAGGATGAAATTGAAAAGGCGCTGGCGGCAAAAACATCCTGA
- a CDS encoding branched-chain amino acid aminotransferase, with the protein MSITVKRASQLKAKPDSHQLGFGTIFTDHMFNMDYAPDKGWHNPRIEPYAPIPMEPSTMVLHYGQAVFEGLKAYRHASGDIRLFRPQENFRRMNRSSHLLCIPEYDEAMALDCLKELLRIEKDWVPDAPGTSLYIRPTIIAMDPFLGVRASHTYRFFIILSPVGAYYASGFNPVKIWVTRNHVRAVRGGVGEAKTPGNYAASLYAGEVAHKHGYTQVLWLDGVEQKYVEEVGAMNIFFVIDGEVITPALNGSILPGITRDSVLALCRSWGWKASERKISIDEVMEAHHSGKLQEIFGSGTAAVISPVGELKYGDEIISVTDGKVGPIAMKLYQSLTDIQYGKAPDTLGWIEPV; encoded by the coding sequence ATGAGTATCACCGTGAAAAGAGCCAGCCAGCTCAAGGCTAAACCGGATTCTCACCAGTTGGGATTCGGCACGATCTTTACCGATCACATGTTCAACATGGATTATGCGCCGGACAAGGGATGGCACAATCCGCGAATCGAACCCTACGCGCCCATCCCCATGGAGCCCAGCACCATGGTGCTGCACTATGGCCAGGCGGTTTTCGAAGGGCTCAAGGCCTACCGGCACGCTTCCGGGGATATCCGGCTGTTCCGCCCGCAGGAGAATTTCAGGCGGATGAACCGCTCCAGCCACCTGCTGTGCATTCCGGAATATGACGAAGCCATGGCGCTGGATTGCCTGAAGGAGCTGCTGCGGATCGAAAAAGACTGGGTTCCCGATGCCCCCGGCACATCACTGTATATCCGGCCGACCATCATTGCGATGGATCCGTTTCTGGGTGTCCGGGCAAGTCATACCTACCGGTTTTTCATCATTCTCTCCCCTGTGGGGGCATACTATGCCTCCGGTTTCAACCCGGTCAAAATCTGGGTGACCAGAAACCACGTGCGTGCGGTTCGGGGCGGGGTAGGGGAGGCCAAGACACCGGGCAATTACGCCGCAAGTCTGTATGCAGGGGAGGTGGCCCACAAGCACGGCTACACCCAGGTGCTCTGGCTGGATGGCGTGGAACAGAAATATGTGGAAGAGGTCGGGGCCATGAACATTTTCTTCGTCATCGACGGAGAAGTCATCACCCCGGCACTCAACGGCAGCATTCTGCCGGGGATCACCCGGGATTCCGTGCTGGCCCTGTGCCGATCCTGGGGCTGGAAGGCCAGCGAGCGCAAGATTTCCATCGATGAAGTGATGGAAGCCCATCACAGCGGAAAATTGCAGGAAATCTTCGGGTCCGGAACGGCTGCCGTCATCTCGCCGGTCGGCGAGCTCAAATACGGAGATGAAATCATTTCCGTTACGGACGGGAAGGTCGGCCCGATCGCCATGAAACTCTATCAGTCCCTGACGGATATCCAGTACGGAAAGGCGCCGGATACGCTGGGGTGGATCGAGCCGGTCTGA
- a CDS encoding UTP--glucose-1-phosphate uridylyltransferase — protein sequence MPCSSRKFRCREWADSFVQKRHTGEIPLSAGGALSFDKDPRKRRIPDAARAADAQHRFSRIYGTTHRIDMETMTQSEATAKADMFVRKMKDAHLHPDVIDTFCLYYRKVVEGDRGLIYSRDIRPVRGDEIDHLEKLGSFAKIGASARGSAVMIVLNGGLGTSMGLAGPKSLLMAREGKSFLEIICHQADRQHLRLTFMNSFNTHEATLKALSAIRLKHPPTWFVQNKFPKILQQGLIPVHWPANPELEWNPPGHGDLYGAIFQSGVLAHLLDMGVRYALVANCDNLGATFDDALLGYMVEKRFPFLMEVARRGPGDFKGGHLAVQRQTGRLLLRESAQCPDDEIAISQDIATYHFFNTNNLWIDLAFLHDFLGRERFVRLPMILNPKTVDPRDESSPKVYQIETAMGSAIVLFEGATAVEVPLSRFYPVKKCNELLAIRSDCFLYDDDSGFRQNPERAGEPPVIDLDPKFYGLIDRFEERFPFGSPSLMRCRSLKVRGDVLFGRNVELEGDVEIINERGVQILIPDEALVAGTLYL from the coding sequence TTGCCCTGCAGCAGCCGGAAATTCCGGTGCCGCGAATGGGCTGATTCGTTCGTCCAAAAACGTCATACCGGTGAAATCCCGCTTTCGGCGGGAGGCGCCCTGTCTTTCGACAAGGATCCCCGGAAACGCCGGATTCCGGACGCTGCCCGGGCGGCGGATGCGCAGCACCGCTTTTCCCGGATTTATGGCACAACCCACCGAATCGACATGGAGACCATGACGCAATCCGAAGCAACGGCCAAAGCCGACATGTTCGTCCGGAAAATGAAGGATGCCCATCTGCATCCGGATGTGATCGATACGTTCTGCCTATACTATCGCAAGGTCGTCGAAGGGGACCGCGGGCTGATTTACAGCAGGGATATCCGGCCGGTTCGGGGAGATGAAATCGATCACCTGGAGAAGCTGGGCTCTTTTGCAAAGATCGGCGCCAGCGCCAGGGGCAGCGCCGTCATGATCGTGCTCAATGGCGGGCTTGGGACCAGCATGGGGCTTGCAGGTCCCAAATCGCTGCTGATGGCCAGGGAAGGCAAGAGTTTTCTGGAAATCATCTGCCATCAGGCCGATCGCCAGCATCTTCGGCTGACCTTCATGAACAGCTTCAACACCCATGAGGCGACGCTGAAGGCGCTTTCGGCTATCCGGCTCAAGCATCCGCCGACCTGGTTCGTTCAGAACAAATTTCCCAAGATCCTGCAGCAGGGGCTCATTCCGGTGCATTGGCCGGCGAATCCCGAGCTCGAATGGAACCCGCCCGGGCATGGGGATTTATACGGCGCGATCTTCCAGTCGGGCGTGCTGGCTCACCTGCTCGATATGGGGGTGCGCTATGCGCTGGTGGCCAACTGTGACAATCTGGGCGCGACCTTCGATGACGCGCTGCTGGGCTACATGGTCGAAAAGCGGTTCCCTTTCCTGATGGAGGTGGCCCGGCGAGGGCCGGGGGATTTCAAGGGCGGGCATCTGGCCGTCCAGAGGCAAACCGGGAGACTTCTGCTGCGCGAATCGGCGCAGTGCCCGGACGATGAAATCGCCATCAGCCAGGACATCGCCACCTATCACTTTTTCAACACGAACAATCTGTGGATCGATCTGGCCTTCCTCCATGATTTTCTCGGCAGGGAGCGCTTCGTGCGGCTGCCCATGATCCTCAACCCCAAAACGGTCGATCCCCGGGATGAGAGCAGTCCGAAGGTCTACCAGATCGAAACGGCCATGGGCTCTGCCATCGTGCTTTTCGAGGGTGCGACTGCAGTGGAGGTGCCGCTCAGCCGGTTCTACCCGGTGAAAAAATGCAACGAACTGCTGGCCATCCGATCCGATTGTTTTTTATACGACGACGATTCGGGATTCCGGCAGAATCCGGAGCGTGCGGGCGAACCGCCCGTGATCGATCTCGATCCGAAATTTTATGGGCTGATCGATCGTTTCGAGGAGCGGTTCCCTTTTGGTTCGCCGTCCCTGATGCGGTGCCGGTCCCTGAAGGTGAGGGGCGATGTCCTTTTCGGCCGGAATGTCGAGCTTGAAGGGGATGTCGAGATCATCAACGAGCGCGGCGTGCAGATTCTCATCCCCGATGAGGCTCTGGTGGCAGGAACCCTGTATCTGTAG
- a CDS encoding glycoside hydrolase family 26 protein, which translates to MFRKRAIQGFLAVGATCFFWILLSTHEDCAAKQLEIPKNGAYTGAYVDFGEGEDELTVEALEKFEKLVGKHQAIIACGAFWGEPTEFPIRLIRIIDRYGAVPLLFWSPWDKPYTEMKKPDRFNLNSIVKGAWDAYIDRWAENARAWGKPLLVSWGLEMNGTWFPWSGYFYNKPIKKGEKPEPHAEGPELYKAAYRHVVDRVRNKGASNIQWIFHVNHSPLPIAKWNKFAAYYPGDAYVDWLGMSVYGMIFWDQGWTAFDPIYLDAYRELAALNPIKPIIIAEWGVGEFPASGDKAAFIQQAFDTMKLQSPRVKAAVYWHERWQNEDGSYSNLRISSSPAALETYRKNVAQDYWIGYPIFTP; encoded by the coding sequence ATGTTCAGAAAACGTGCAATCCAGGGCTTTCTGGCCGTTGGGGCAACATGCTTTTTCTGGATACTTTTATCCACTCATGAGGACTGTGCAGCTAAGCAGCTTGAAATTCCGAAGAACGGCGCCTATACCGGGGCTTATGTCGATTTCGGGGAGGGCGAGGATGAGCTGACGGTCGAGGCCCTGGAAAAATTCGAGAAGCTCGTGGGAAAGCATCAGGCGATCATCGCCTGCGGTGCCTTCTGGGGCGAGCCGACCGAATTTCCGATTCGGCTCATTCGGATCATCGATCGGTATGGTGCCGTTCCGCTGCTGTTCTGGTCGCCGTGGGACAAACCCTATACCGAAATGAAAAAACCGGATCGCTTCAATCTGAACAGTATCGTGAAAGGGGCCTGGGATGCCTACATCGATCGGTGGGCGGAAAATGCCAGGGCCTGGGGAAAGCCGCTGCTGGTCAGTTGGGGGCTGGAAATGAACGGGACCTGGTTTCCCTGGTCCGGCTATTTTTACAACAAACCGATCAAAAAAGGGGAGAAGCCTGAGCCCCATGCGGAAGGGCCCGAACTGTACAAGGCCGCATACCGCCATGTGGTCGATCGGGTCCGCAACAAAGGGGCATCCAATATCCAGTGGATTTTTCACGTCAACCATTCCCCCCTGCCGATTGCCAAATGGAACAAGTTCGCCGCCTACTATCCCGGGGATGCCTATGTGGACTGGTTGGGGATGAGCGTCTACGGCATGATTTTCTGGGATCAGGGATGGACGGCCTTCGATCCCATTTACCTCGATGCCTATCGGGAGCTTGCCGCTCTCAACCCGATAAAGCCCATCATCATCGCCGAATGGGGGGTTGGGGAGTTTCCGGCCAGCGGAGACAAGGCGGCGTTCATCCAGCAGGCATTCGACACGATGAAGCTTCAATCCCCCCGAGTGAAAGCGGCCGTCTACTGGCACGAGCGCTGGCAGAATGAAGACGGCAGCTACAGCAATCTGCGTATCAGCTCCAGCCCGGCAGCGCTCGAAACCTATCGGAAAAACGTTGCCCAGGACTACTGGATCGGCTACCCGATTTTCACACCATGA